The following proteins are encoded in a genomic region of bacterium:
- a CDS encoding CoB--CoM heterodisulfide reductase iron-sulfur subunit B family protein, whose amino-acid sequence MAASNVDKYTYYPGCSQTRTSRAYDASVRGVAGKLGVELVELEDWNCCGASNYIAIDARKAFMLSARNLALAEKTGRRDLVTCCSGCYVILAKSKKYIKQNPKLHADIDEALATAGLTFSGDINVRHILDVLVNDVGGERIRAAVTHPLAGLKVAPYYGCQIGRPYGEFDDEEWPHSLDDLVTWTGAEPVNFPLKAKCCGGILMTTQPEVGRTLVGKLLKNAKDAGADCIVTACSLCHVTLESYQKKVSRHLGEDVNIPVLYFTQLLGRALGLTPKELMLKDSLTHAEAVLP is encoded by the coding sequence ATGGCCGCCTCTAACGTTGACAAGTACACGTACTACCCGGGCTGCTCGCAGACGAGGACCAGCCGGGCGTACGACGCCTCGGTCAGGGGCGTGGCCGGGAAGCTGGGGGTCGAGCTGGTGGAGCTCGAGGACTGGAACTGCTGCGGCGCCTCCAACTACATCGCCATTGACGCGCGGAAGGCCTTCATGCTGTCGGCCCGCAACCTGGCCCTGGCGGAGAAGACCGGTAGACGAGACCTCGTAACCTGTTGCAGCGGTTGCTATGTCATCCTGGCCAAGTCCAAGAAGTACATCAAGCAGAACCCCAAACTCCACGCCGACATTGACGAAGCCCTGGCCACCGCGGGCCTGACCTTCTCGGGAGACATCAACGTCCGCCACATCCTGGATGTCCTGGTCAACGACGTGGGCGGGGAGCGGATCCGGGCGGCGGTCACCCACCCCCTCGCCGGTCTCAAGGTCGCCCCGTACTACGGCTGCCAGATCGGCCGCCCCTACGGCGAGTTCGACGACGAAGAGTGGCCCCACAGCCTGGACGACCTGGTGACCTGGACGGGCGCCGAGCCGGTGAACTTCCCCCTCAAGGCCAAGTGCTGCGGCGGCATCCTGATGACCACCCAGCCCGAGGTCGGCCGCACCCTGGTCGGAAAGCTGTTGAAGAACGCCAAGGACGCCGGGGCGGACTGCATCGTCACCGCCTGCTCGCTGTGCCACGTGACCCTGGAGTCCTACCAGAAGAAGGTCAGCCGGCACCTCGGCGAGGATGTGAACATCCCGGTGCTGTACTTCACCCAGCTCCTGGGTCGGGCGCTGGGGCTCACCCCCAAGGAGCTCATGCTCAAAGACAGCCTCACCCATGCCGAGGCCGTCCTTCCCTAG